The proteins below come from a single Chryseobacterium nepalense genomic window:
- a CDS encoding response regulator transcription factor, with translation MLILIAEDDELILKTIEHKLLKEGHEVILTRNGKEAIETLKENDVDLAITDIMMPFASGIEILSAIKTMGKDVPVIMLSSMGQEEVVLNAFDLGASDFIVKPFSPSELMLRVKRFLSK, from the coding sequence ATGCTAATTTTGATCGCAGAAGATGATGAACTGATTCTTAAAACAATAGAACATAAATTGTTGAAAGAAGGACATGAAGTAATTTTGACCAGAAACGGGAAAGAAGCTATTGAAACATTAAAGGAAAATGACGTTGATCTTGCCATTACCGACATTATGATGCCTTTTGCTTCGGGAATAGAAATCCTTTCAGCAATAAAAACAATGGGAAAAGATGTACCTGTTATTATGCTTTCCAGTATGGGACAGGAAGAGGTGGTGCTTAATGCTTTTGATCTGGGGGCGTCGGATTTTATCGTAAAACCGTTCAGTCCAAGTGAATTGATGTTGAGGGTTAAAAGATTTTTGTCAAAATAA
- a CDS encoding response regulator encodes MLLEVTRKEAMMQSFVTDVPIPLAMFDKDLNYVSVSTQWREEFNMNDVDLIGNNLFTISPNIPEERKEIYENALKGKTYINEDFTVQLKGQKETQHYDLKVGPWYLTEDEVGGVIVSVQNVTKAVEVNEELRNAKEVADMASKAKSEFLANMSHEIRTPLNGVIGFSDLLLRTPLNEIQTQYLNYINESGENLLNIINDILDFSKIESGKLELLIEKSDVYDMVSQVINVILYQSQKKNIELLLNIEPGLPKTLLIDESRLKQILINLLGNAVKFTEKGEIELKVEKLRMDDKNISLRFSVRDTGIGIPVEKQKYIFNAFTQENSSISKRYGGTGLGLTISNNILKYMGSHLSLISAPDRGSVFFFDIEMPYEISESREEEDMTIKRALVVDDNESNRIILQHMLAYKNIDSTLAANGMEALQILLKGERFDVILMDYHMPVISGLETIDKIRELFNQRKEISPLVVLHTSSEEHDIINSFKKEDNSYFLLKPIKSDDLYKTLRRVAQSSVIEVAAQEHPENESHSFMSNLEVLLVDDNPVNMVLNNRMMTSIAPDAHLTEAVNGLEALEECRKKRYSAILMDVQMPVMNGIEATKQIRMLPDYADVPIIGVTAGNILGEKEKCLEAGMNDFLPKPLRQTDLQEMLEKYISVGSNNKKTDHHEKNEDQSEIKPEKYININMLKEQIGDDDDDFKEMFLNLLIQELVQVEKNVEKAAQEKDIAETRMILHKLKGTGGIAGLFKLAECALRWEKKAEEEMDFSAMNKEIQEEVKRGINIIKNLIK; translated from the coding sequence ATGTTATTGGAAGTGACCAGAAAAGAAGCGATGATGCAGTCGTTTGTGACGGATGTTCCGATTCCTCTGGCCATGTTTGATAAGGACCTTAATTATGTTTCCGTAAGTACCCAATGGAGAGAGGAATTCAATATGAATGATGTAGATCTTATCGGGAATAATCTCTTCACCATATCACCTAATATTCCGGAGGAGAGAAAAGAAATATATGAAAATGCACTCAAAGGAAAGACCTATATCAATGAAGATTTCACTGTTCAGCTGAAGGGCCAGAAAGAAACTCAGCATTATGATCTGAAGGTGGGACCTTGGTATCTTACTGAAGATGAAGTAGGTGGTGTGATTGTTTCCGTACAGAATGTCACAAAAGCAGTCGAAGTAAATGAGGAACTGAGAAATGCGAAAGAAGTTGCCGATATGGCCAGTAAGGCGAAATCTGAATTCCTTGCCAATATGAGCCACGAGATCCGTACGCCACTCAACGGGGTGATCGGATTTTCCGATCTTCTTCTCAGAACACCACTGAATGAAATTCAGACCCAATATCTTAATTACATTAATGAATCGGGGGAAAACCTGCTCAACATTATCAATGACATTTTAGATTTTTCCAAGATAGAATCCGGAAAATTGGAGCTGTTGATTGAGAAAAGCGATGTGTATGACATGGTGAGCCAGGTCATCAATGTGATCCTTTATCAGTCGCAGAAAAAAAATATCGAACTTCTCCTGAATATCGAGCCGGGACTACCGAAAACGCTTCTGATCGATGAATCCAGATTAAAACAGATTCTGATCAATTTGCTTGGAAATGCCGTTAAGTTTACGGAAAAAGGAGAGATTGAGCTGAAAGTGGAGAAGCTCCGCATGGATGATAAAAATATTTCACTGCGGTTTTCTGTAAGAGATACGGGAATTGGTATTCCGGTTGAAAAGCAGAAATATATTTTTAATGCATTTACCCAGGAAAACAGTTCGATCAGCAAACGATATGGCGGAACGGGGCTTGGGCTTACCATTTCAAACAATATTCTGAAATATATGGGAAGTCATTTGTCGCTGATCAGTGCGCCGGATAGAGGTTCTGTATTTTTCTTTGATATAGAAATGCCTTATGAAATCTCCGAATCCAGGGAAGAGGAAGATATGACGATAAAAAGAGCGTTGGTGGTAGATGATAATGAAAGCAACAGGATTATTCTTCAGCATATGCTTGCGTATAAAAATATTGATTCTACACTGGCTGCCAACGGAATGGAAGCACTGCAGATTCTTCTGAAAGGGGAGCGCTTCGATGTAATTCTTATGGATTATCACATGCCGGTTATTTCAGGACTGGAAACCATTGATAAGATCAGGGAATTGTTTAATCAGCGAAAAGAAATTTCACCGTTGGTGGTTCTTCATACCTCTTCAGAGGAACATGATATTATTAATTCATTTAAAAAAGAGGATAACTCTTATTTCCTTCTGAAACCTATTAAATCTGATGATTTATACAAAACTCTGAGAAGAGTGGCGCAAAGTAGTGTGATAGAAGTTGCAGCGCAGGAACATCCTGAAAATGAATCCCACTCTTTCATGAGTAACCTTGAAGTCCTTCTGGTAGATGATAATCCTGTAAATATGGTGTTGAATAACAGAATGATGACATCCATTGCTCCTGATGCACATCTTACGGAAGCCGTAAACGGTTTGGAAGCATTGGAAGAATGCAGGAAAAAACGATATTCTGCCATTCTTATGGATGTCCAGATGCCGGTAATGAACGGTATTGAAGCCACAAAACAGATTCGTATGCTTCCGGATTATGCTGATGTTCCGATTATTGGCGTTACCGCAGGAAATATTCTGGGTGAAAAAGAAAAATGTCTGGAAGCCGGAATGAATGATTTCCTTCCTAAGCCTCTCAGACAGACCGATCTTCAGGAAATGCTCGAAAAATACATCAGTGTTGGAAGCAATAATAAAAAAACTGATCATCATGAAAAAAATGAAGATCAATCAGAAATAAAACCTGAGAAATACATCAATATCAATATGCTGAAAGAACAGATTGGGGATGATGACGATGATTTTAAGGAAATGTTTCTCAATCTGCTCATCCAGGAACTTGTACAGGTAGAAAAAAATGTAGAAAAAGCAGCACAGGAAAAAGATATTGCAGAAACCAGAATGATCCTTCATAAACTGAAAGGAACAGGAGGAATTGCCGGCCTTTTTAAACTCGCTGAATGTGCACTGAGGTGGGAAAAGAAGGCAGAAGAAGAAATGGACTTTTCAGCCATGAATAAAGAAATACAAGAAGAAGTAAAAAGAGGAATAAATATCATAAAAAATTTAATAAAGTAA
- a CDS encoding PAS domain S-box protein, translating into MNNYPFPDNEAGRVKKLELLDLINLGKDPELDVFAETACLITDCPASLISIMEADTQRIQSCIGLAIDSVDRKDTLCQYSVASSEVVVINDTLLDERSSDNPMILEGGIRFYAGVPLIDDEGFALGTICVIDFEPKNITENQISALKKLGEVVTRLLMSNREIINAEYFQQTFNISNNLICVLDNKFMLKDINPSFEKVFSVTKDKAIEHNFLTLLEQDKKSLPELEKFPGSMKEATFTTSTKIEDGTSVIVEWYLTQNQKYSEIFCFGINITQQIEERRQLESSERRFRSFFENAIGLMSMHDMEGNILAVNEKGRETLHYSADEVTGLNLKDLVPEQNWLLLKQYLDRIKQNNEDFGTMILKTKEGEELIWMYHNMVEIDKEGKPYVVSTALNVTERMTLEKDLIYTKKMLEQTSSVAQVGGWEVNMKTGTVFWSQSTKEIHKIKNNFQPDFENALGFYKEDSRERMEFLFNRAVTEGVPFDEELQLVRNDGVTIWVRVKGLPEFEGEVCSRVFGIIQDIDAFKKCYWK; encoded by the coding sequence ATGAATAATTATCCTTTTCCTGACAATGAGGCTGGAAGAGTAAAAAAATTAGAGCTTCTTGATCTCATCAATCTTGGCAAAGATCCGGAACTGGATGTTTTTGCAGAAACGGCATGTCTTATTACGGACTGTCCGGCATCACTGATATCAATTATGGAAGCAGATACGCAGAGGATTCAAAGCTGTATAGGTCTTGCCATAGATTCTGTAGACCGTAAGGATACTTTATGCCAGTATTCCGTAGCAAGCTCGGAAGTAGTGGTTATCAATGATACGCTTTTAGATGAAAGATCTTCTGATAATCCTATGATTCTGGAAGGGGGAATCCGCTTCTATGCCGGTGTTCCGCTTATTGATGATGAAGGATTTGCGTTGGGAACCATCTGTGTAATCGATTTTGAACCCAAAAATATTACGGAAAACCAGATTTCCGCACTCAAAAAACTTGGTGAAGTTGTAACCAGACTTTTAATGAGCAACAGAGAGATCATCAATGCAGAATATTTCCAGCAGACATTTAATATTTCAAATAATCTTATCTGTGTGCTGGATAATAAATTTATGCTGAAAGATATTAATCCTTCTTTTGAAAAAGTTTTTTCAGTTACTAAAGATAAAGCGATAGAACATAATTTTTTAACCCTCTTAGAACAGGATAAAAAATCTTTGCCGGAACTTGAAAAATTTCCTGGCAGCATGAAAGAAGCCACCTTTACAACTTCTACAAAAATTGAAGACGGGACTTCGGTCATTGTAGAATGGTATCTTACACAAAATCAGAAATACTCCGAAATATTCTGTTTCGGAATTAATATTACCCAGCAGATCGAAGAAAGAAGGCAGCTGGAAAGCTCGGAACGACGTTTCAGAAGTTTTTTTGAAAATGCCATCGGCCTGATGAGCATGCATGATATGGAAGGAAATATTCTTGCCGTAAATGAAAAAGGAAGAGAAACATTACATTACTCTGCAGATGAGGTTACGGGTCTTAATCTGAAAGATCTTGTGCCGGAACAAAACTGGCTTTTACTAAAACAATATCTTGACCGCATCAAGCAAAATAACGAAGATTTCGGAACCATGATCCTCAAAACCAAAGAAGGTGAAGAACTGATTTGGATGTATCATAATATGGTGGAGATTGATAAGGAAGGAAAACCTTATGTAGTAAGCACCGCTCTTAATGTAACCGAAAGGATGACACTAGAGAAAGATCTTATTTACACTAAAAAAATGCTGGAGCAGACAAGCTCCGTTGCCCAGGTAGGAGGTTGGGAAGTCAATATGAAAACAGGAACTGTTTTCTGGTCCCAGAGTACAAAAGAAATTCATAAAATCAAAAATAATTTCCAGCCTGATTTTGAAAATGCGCTCGGATTCTATAAAGAAGATAGCCGTGAAAGGATGGAATTTCTCTTTAACAGGGCAGTTACAGAAGGAGTTCCTTTTGATGAAGAATTGCAGCTTGTCCGCAATGACGGAGTTACGATCTGGGTAAGGGTAAAAGGGCTCCCGGAATTTGAGGGTGAGGTCTGCAGCAGGGTTTTCGGGATCATCCAGGATATTGATGCATTCAAAAAATGTTATTGGAAGTGA
- a CDS encoding CinA family protein, translating to MILKNSKIGISSEELSVRSLIYFIMELQNLFKYIGNYLLEVDETIAVAESVTSGFLQFSFSQMKDASKFYKGGITAYTPDEKINLLQVDESEALACDCVSPNIAETMALNVSKIFKSDWSIAVTGYATPVPESKQKLFAYFAIVYKGEVLLSEKLDLHSRTKQVNAQLYYTEFILGCFKLELDKHHENRPLL from the coding sequence ATGATTTTAAAAAATTCAAAAATCGGAATCAGTTCAGAAGAACTCTCCGTAAGATCTCTTATATATTTTATTATGGAACTGCAAAATCTGTTTAAATATATCGGAAACTACCTTTTGGAAGTAGATGAAACCATTGCTGTAGCAGAAAGTGTTACTTCAGGGTTTTTACAGTTTTCTTTTTCGCAGATGAAAGATGCTTCCAAATTTTATAAAGGCGGTATTACAGCTTATACACCTGATGAAAAAATCAATCTTTTGCAGGTAGATGAATCTGAAGCGCTGGCTTGCGACTGTGTATCACCTAATATTGCCGAAACTATGGCGCTGAATGTTTCAAAGATTTTTAAAAGCGACTGGTCAATTGCTGTTACAGGATATGCTACACCGGTTCCGGAATCAAAACAAAAGCTATTTGCCTATTTTGCTATCGTTTATAAAGGAGAGGTGCTTCTTTCGGAAAAACTTGATTTGCATTCCCGCACAAAACAGGTAAACGCACAATTGTATTATACAGAATTTATTCTTGGCTGCTTTAAGCTGGAGCTTGATAAGCATCATGAAAACAGACCATTATTATAA